DNA from Salmo trutta chromosome 14, fSalTru1.1, whole genome shotgun sequence:
cttcagagtgttttctatccaaatctactaataatatgcacatccttatttctgggcaagagtagtaaccagtttaaatcgggtacgttttttcatccggccgtgaaaatactgccccctagccctaacaggttaaccgtaaggttgcaagattgaatccctgagctgacaaggtaaaaatctgtcgttctgcccctgaacaaggcagttaacccaccgttcctaggccgtcattgaaaataagaatgtgttcttaactgacttgcctagttaaataaaggtctaaaaattaaaataatcggccaaatcggcgtccaaaaataccgatttccgattgttatgaaaacctgaaatcggccctaattaatcggccattccgattaatcggtcgacctctaatttcaATGTCAGTGTTTAAATTGTGTCCCTTTTTTTGCATGGCTCCATTACTATTTTAGCAAAGAGCTGGTCCAGAATGATTAATTTTATGTAAAGAAGGTACAGAACGGGAATGAATgagtgaagtaaaaaaaaaatcacagaaaatTATGTTTCAAAATGATAAAAGGAGGAAAATGTGTGTTGAAATGTATTCATGAGCATATAAATGTGATAAAATCACAATCATCTTCCTGTCGCTATAGAGTTACATAAGTGAATGGCTACAGTTATGCACTATGTACCATTCAAAACGTACCATATTTCACACAAGTTATTTAGCTGGTGTATGAAATTAAATCACAGATTGCAACTGAATAACTTGCACATTACATAATTCCAATTACTCCCATGTATCATATTTATTGATGCTTTGTGATTAAGGAGAAATCTATACAGGCAGGGGAAGCACTCTAGTCACACTAAAGATGATggattgattaattaattaattcaccATTATGAACAAGGCTAAAGGCAAAAAGGCAGGATACAACAATTATCTATAGGCGATGTAAGGTTCTATTTCTACAGATCCTCTGTTATTCAGGAAGTAAAAACATATCACATCACATACAGCTCATCTGGACACAGCGTGCGGTCCAGTCATTCATGCAAAGCCATTTGAGAGGATGAAATCGGTTTTGGTTAGCACAAAAGCATGGGTGGGGGCGCAGAATGTTCGTTTCTCACAAATCCTCTTGGGTAAGTGTCAAGGTCCTGTCTGCAGTTCATCTCAGGTGACAGAAAGAGTACTAAAATGTTAAAATGGCACCTAGGTCACTCACATTGTCATTTGACACCGTTATCTTGAGGCAATGTTAAAAAATATCCCAAATGCATGTTTTATGAGACCCACCTGCCAGACCAGTCACAGCTCCCCTCTCACccacatgtatgcacacacagattcacacctacaaaaacacacacacatagcacatgcgcacccacacaaacacacacacacataccatgtgCGCGCCCATGGCATGTGTGAGAAGCTCCCTACTGTTCCAGAGGAGTGATGGGAGGAGAACGAGGCCCCTCCCCTCTAAGAGATGGAGAGACGCAGGGGATCAGCCGGTCAGTGTGGAGCAGTCCACTCAGTGGCCCACTCAGTGAGTCAATGCCAGGTCAGCGACCACCCACGCTTCTCTCACCAGCAGCAGCTCAGAGGGAACGCACAGAATGGAAGAGGACACAATCAAATTAGCTGAATGCAAAGGACCAACTGAAGAAGAAGAACCTTTAACTACTTCTTAAACAATTTTCAATCTGAGGAAAGGCAAGGGGAAATCCGGGGAATTTTAAAATGTCTTCCTCTCCCGGTGTCAAGCCATGGGAGCATGTGGACATGATGTACATCTCCATGGAGACAGCCATAGCCCTGGCCTCTGTGCTGGGCAACGTGTTAGTGGTGCTGGTGGTCTGTACGAACCGGGCCCTGAGGGACACCACGTTCTGCTTCATCGTGTCTCTGGCGGTGGCCGACATCGCTGTGGGAGCCCTGGTCATCCCCCTGGCTGTAGTGATCAGTCTGGGGCTGAAGACTCAGTTCGACACCTGCCTCTTCTTCTCCTGCCTGCTCCTCATCATCACCCAGGGCTCCATCCTGTCCCTAGTGGCCATTGCCATCGACCGCTACCTCCGGGTCAAGATTCCCACCAAGTGAGTTGAATTACACCGGCTGCATGCTATTTACTTTTCCCAGGTAGCGTTCTGAACAGTCTGAAAACAACTGCCAACTTTACCACGCagagggctctattttaacaaacctaatgcaATGTTAAATCGTAGTGCTGGCTGTAGTGCTGTAGGTTTGAacgtgctccatggctaaatatgtggttgcttcaagttgtgtatttatagTCTTGTATGTATTGTGCTGTAATTAACTCTAATAAGAATGTTAGTCCGTTATAGCCTAGTTTGTTAAATAGCATGAGGAAACACATTTTctaaatatgttgaatttgtttgcagtccacattgttctaagtaattgcatggcttcaataTGGAAAAGCATTAACATAGGCCTACTATAAAATGCATTATGTCTGAGCCATGGACATGTCAAACGTTGTCAcaattatttataaagccctttttacatcagcagatgtcacaaagtgattatacagaagcccagcctaaaaccccaatgaGGAAGCAattatggaatgccgtttgggtatttgcatgtcaaaaaatatacacgtcaaaataacactatttgacgcgttaaataagctttccatttgacacgtcaaataacacaattctattatagaatgttgtgtagctgaatttgcacgtgcaagccaagcgccacaaTTACGATCAGAAGCACTGTCAAAACTGTACAAAGAAAAGTATGCAAACAAGCACAcgccggccacgaacgatgtgtttacaaccCCGCGTTGGTAAAGAGGCATATTTGTTCGACCGAATGGGAAAACGTCTGTGTGAGCATCTGAAATAAGACCAGGATCAAACgagcaggataaaaaaaaaaggcAAATATCTTTGATACAGATGTTAGAACTTCGGCggtagatagctaacgttagcactaatgcaaccagcctgaaaacaatgactagtaaaaactgcagtcatttttaatattcttagcaatgatttaggaatccttgtgcgtaagtattagctaggtagccacttgttgttcgcctattgacaTTTAACCTCAGTTCGTGAAAATAACTAGCTAGACGCAACTTGAACCTGTTGCCCagagctaacgttataagcagccagctagcttcatctgggtggtgaggcttgaccggaccgggttatgtgttgtgaagctagccacaataatgaTTAGCCACACTAGTGGAATTTTCAGTTCGCCTTCAAAGTAAAGGTTTATCTTTGAAAGTGACACAGAaagttacaattggtggaatcatgccatatttagactagatcatgtttaacaaggttggaatgtggaGCAATGAAATGGTttatcagtctactcggtgacactaggcaagttagttaagaacaaattcttatttacaatgacggcctaccaaaaggttaAAGGcttcctgtggggacgggggctgggattaaaaacaaGTTAAAAAAATTGGTCAACAAGTTTATTTGACGCGTCAAATAATGTTATTTGTATAACTGCCTtgattttgctggaccccaggaagagtagcagctaatggggatccatagtaaatataaatgacacacttttattttgaaggctaaccacaAATTCCACTAGTGTGCCttatccttattgtggctagcttcacatagatgggtccgattGAATCAAATAAAAACTCTCTTATAAATTAGgggtattttagatgatgacaccttgctagatagttggctagctaactatAACTACCGAAACAGattatgtcgttttgctatgtttttggggaagaacattgtttgcatccatcagTTAGCTAGCTTTTCTTTTTTACTAGGAGTGCCCAGAGCTTGGGGAAGGGCAGGTGCGCGAGGCACAACTTTACTGGCATCATAGTATATGTATCTAttaatcgttgtgacatatgaaatacaagtgattgtgtaataactacataaaaaaatgtatgaacgtgttaaattattatgtgactaaTATATTACTATATTAGGTCCTGATTGGTGGGCTCCCGAGAGATGCACTAcataccctggttcgattccaggttgtatcacaacccgGCGTCCCAATCAcagccgcacaattggcccagcgttgtccgggttaggattTGGTCTGAAGTTGGTACCAGTTAAAATAATTAATgtaagtatggaggtagttttgtgcctacccccA
Protein-coding regions in this window:
- the LOC115207419 gene encoding adenosine receptor A1, whose amino-acid sequence is MMYISMETAIALASVLGNVLVVLVVCTNRALRDTTFCFIVSLAVADIAVGALVIPLAVVISLGLKTQFDTCLFFSCLLLIITQGSILSLVAIAIDRYLRVKIPTNQSNTGRKPDRIIHRRHQDCFSLIQKTETTTGGGVDNGS